The genomic DNA CGCCATACCGGACATCATGCGTAAGGCTTCGAGATCGTTGGTAGCAAGTGCCATCAAGTCGCCAATTTTCGATTTATTGAAATAACCTACACCCTGTGACAGAAGAGTTCTATAGAAGCGATTACGAAGGTCAAACTCGATTTTTCTTGAGGCTCCCATAATGAGAAACCGCCATATGAAGCGAGCTCCCCCAATGCCGAGTGACATTAAGACGATTATTCCAGCATATCGAAACAGACCGTTGTTATTTATAGTTCCGAAGGTTAGGCCATCGATAATATTTCTTATTATTTGTGGAATAATGAGCTGGAAAGCGTCGACAAATAACAGGGCGAAGAACCCCCCAGCGAAGGCCCATTTATATTTCCAAAAATATTTTTTTAGTGTTTTGAATTCTTTCATATATGACCACTTGGTCACCGATATACAATTATTATATAAATTTTATTCAATTTGCCTTTGAATGCAAGTGTATAATTAGACCTGTTCTTTCTCCAACGGAATATTTTATGGTGGGAATTTTTGATATTTCGCGCTGTCACGATTTTTGCTATTCTGATAATTTTTTATTAGTGGTTCGATTTTCTTTGTGCAAAAATCCACACCTTACATCTTTACCACACCCGCGCCAGCGCGAGATAACTTTCCCTGAGGTTGTTTTTTTGTTACTCGGGTATCCTTTTTTCTTGGGTTGGCACTTCATTTAGCCTTGTCAATTTAGCAAAATATTCATATATTTATAAATCTTAATATTATATTGATAAAAACAGAGAATAAAATATTTAACAACCATATGAAAGGAACAAAATGAAGCAAATTCTTGAGAAATTCGGTCTAGTTGGCGAGCTTTACGGCGGTTTTGATGGTGAGTGGTTTGGTAATGGCAAGATACTCGAATCACACAGCCCCATCGATGGCAGCCTTATTGGCACAATTCATCAGGCCGATAAAGACGATTACGAGAGAATAGTTAAATCTGCGGAAAAGGCTTATCAGGTTTGGCGCTTAGTTCCGGCGCCCAAGCGTAGTATTCTTGTCCGCGCGATTGCGGATAAACTTCGGGAGCATAAGGATGATCTTGGAGCTTTAGTATCACTTGAAATGGGCAAAATTCACGCCGAGGGCAGTGGTGAAGTCCAGGAAATGATTGATATTTGCGATTTTGCAATCGGTCTTTCGCGCCAGCTTTATGGTCTCACTATGAAATCGGAGCGCGAAGAGCATTTTATGATGGAACAATGGCATCCCTTGGGTGTTGTCGGCATTATTACTGCTTTCAATTTTCCTGTTGCAGTTTGGGCATGGAATACTGCTCTTTCGCTGGTTTGTGGTGATGCGAATATCTGGAAACCATCGAGCAAAACCCCGCTTACAGCTATTGCCTGCACGAAGATTGCCGAGAGTGTTTGCCGTGATCTTGGTGTTAATCCAGCGGTATTATCTCTTGTTATTGGTAAAGGCAGCGATGTTGGTGAAAAGATGCTTCTTGATAGTAGGGTTAAGCTTATTTCGGCAACGGGAAGCACTGCTGTAGGCCGTCGTGTTGGAAGAATTGTCGGAGAGAGGCTTGGCCGCACTATTCTCGAACTTGGCGGCAACAATGCTATTATTTTAACTCCAGACGCCGACATGGAAATGGCGCTTCCTGCGATTCTCTTTGGGGCCGTAGGGACTACCGGGCAGCGTTGCACCTCTACACGCAGGATAATTGTTCATAAGTCGATTAAGGAGACCCTCGTTAGCCGGTTAATCAACGCATACAAACAAGTCAGGATCGGCGATCCACTTGATTCGGACACTATAATGGGTCCCATGATCGATACAGGTGCAGTGGATAATATGATGAATGCCATCGGTCTTATTAAGGAGCAAGGTGGCAAGATTCTATATGGTGGCGAGAAGCTCGATCTCGTGGGCGGATGCTATGTTACGCCTTGTATTGCCGAAGCAAAGAATGAAATGAGGATTGTTCAGGAGGAGACTTTTGCCCCTATCCTCTATATCATTGAATACGAGGATTTCGAAGAAGCGCTCGAGCTTCACAATGGTGTTCCTCAAGGCCTGTCATCCGCGATATTTACTAACAACCTCCGTGAAGCTCAGACCTTCCTTTCCCCGGTGGGTTCCGACTGCGGAATCGCGAGTGTTAATGTTGGCACTTCGGGTGCAGAAATAGGCGGCGCATTTGGTGGCGAGAAGGAAACTGGCGGTGGCAGGGAATCCGGTTCCGATGCCTGGAAAGCCTATATGCGCAGACAAACAAACACAGTTAATTATTCCAAAACAATGATACTCGCTCAGGGTATCAAGTTTGGGGATTAAATAGATAGACTTGGGGGGCGCAAGCCCCCCTGATAGGGAAAAGTCCGAGTTATGTTGAATAAAGATGCTTTACTATTATCTGAGTTAAATGAAAAAACTGTTGAAAGCGAATTTTCATTAGATAATCAAGTTACTCTGTTTTTAGGGGACGCTTTAGACTTTTTTCACTCTATTCCAGACGAAAGTATTCAGTTTATTGTTACTTCACCGCCTTATAATCAAACAGATTTTGTTAAAGATGGAATTGCAATCGAAGACCAGCTTGGGAAATATGCCTTTGTGGCTTATGATTTGTTTGTAAAACATATGTTGTTTTACACAGGTGGTGTAATAAATTTTGGAATAGAGATTTTACCCACAAAGGCAATGCAATCACAAATGTCATCCGACATAGCCTATTTTGAAGGCGATACATATAATATTATGCGACAGGGAAGAAGTAGTCCTCCCGTTCCACTATTTGTTTAGGAATTGAACCATAACCTCTTTGGAGTTATCATGGCACTTTCTCCGCTCGAAATTAGAAATCAGGATTTCCCTAAAGCTCCGATGGGCTATAAACGCGACGAGGTAAAATTCTTCCTCGCGCAGATTGCGGAGTCAGTGGCCGAGCTTAATAAAGAGCGCGATCACCTTACACGAAGATTAGAAACACTCACCAGGCGAATCAGCGAACTCGAGGCCCAATCCGGTGCTATAGGTCAGGCTCTCGAACTAGCTAAGAATGAGGGGCAAGAGATAGTTAATCGTGCCCAAGAAGAAGCGCGAAATATCCGCGAGGGCGCCGATGACGAGGCCCAGAAGGTGATGTCACGTTATACCCAACAAATCAATGAGACCAAGCAAGAGCTTTATGAGCTAACAACAATTAAAGAGGCTTATTTTCGCAAGCTTATGCGTGTTCTCGAGCTACAAGATAAAGCACTCAGGCAATTCGATGAGGAGTATGAAGCTCGCAGGATTCGCGCGTCGATCGAGACACTCGCAGCGGGATTTCGAATCGAATTTCCCCTTTCAGATGAAATAGTTTTCAGTAGATCAATACACAGGAGAAGGCGCGCGTCGCTTTTCCCGATGGATTAAGGAATAAAAATGCACGAAATTAAAAAACAGCTTCAGGAAACAATTCCCTTTATCAAATCGCAGATGAAATTGGAGCCAAGAATCGCTATAATTCTTGGCACCGGTATGGGCAAATTGGCCGACATCGTAGAGGCCGATGTAGTTATTCCGTATAATAAAATTCCTCATTTTAAAATGAGCGCCTCACCGGGGCACAAGGGGAATCTTATCTTTGGCACAATCGATGGTGTTTCGGTCATGGTTATGCAGGGGCGTGTGCATTTTTATGAGGGCTACACTATGAAAGAGATAACCTATCCGGTTCGGGTAATGCAAGCACTCGGTATCGACACTATGTTTGTTTCAAACGCAGCGGGCGCACTTAATCCACTCTTTCGCAAGGGTGACGTTATGCTCATTACAGATCATATAAACCTTATGGGCGACAATCCTCTTCGCGGGTCGAATAATGATGATTTGGGTCTTCGTTTCCCTGATATGAGCAGGGCTTACACCGCTGGCCACCGCAAGATAATCGAGGCTATCGCCCTCGAAAAAGGCCTTCGATTAGCGCAGGGCGTTTTTGTTGCTTTAATGGGTCCCTGTTACGAGACAGCTGCTGAATACCGCTTCCTTCGCGCTATCGGTGCCGATGCTGTTGGTATGAGCACGGTGCCAGAGGTTATTGTCGCTGTTCATGGAGGTATGAAGGTTATCGGTTTTTCCATGTTAACAGATATGTGTCTTCCGGATTCCCTGGTTCCAGCGGAAAGCGACGAGATTATTAAGGTTGTTAAAGAGGCCGGCGATAAGCTTATAGGTCTTATAAGGTCTTCTATACCGAGAATTTCTAAAGCAATTGAAGCTTAAAAGGGGGCATTATGCCTAAAATGATGTCTGTTAAAAACAATTCCTTCGATGAGGAAATGCGGAGATTATATTCCGAATTTTCACAGATGAAAAACCGCGTTATGTTAAACGCTATCAATGTATGGCATCCGCCGACCGATGTTTGCGAAACGGAAGACGAGCTTATTATAACCAGCGAACTTGCCGGTGTTCGAAGAGAGGATATACGAATCCAACTCGACGACGATATAATGCGGATTACAGGTATTCGCAATGAACGAAAACCGATAAATAAAGCGGTTTTCCATAATCTCGAGATTAATTATGGTCCTTTTGAACGCAATATTAAATTTCCGAAGAGATTTATAGGCGGTGAACCCAAGGCACATTTTAAAGAGGGGATTTTGTGTATAAAGATTCCTGTTTCGCCACCGGAAATCAGAAGAAAACTTGACATAGAAGTCGAATAATAGCATGTCTAATACAGAATACTCATTTAAATTAGAAGAAAGTTTAGCGGTTTTACCGCTGATACAAAATGTTGCGTTTCCCGGGCAGATAATCCCGCTTGTCATTCAAGATAAGCAACATATAAAACTCGTTGACGATGTTGTTGCCGATAACAAGGTTATGGCCATGGTCCCAGCTCTGCCTGATAAGGAGGAGACCAGCACCTTCGATAGTTTATTTCGTTTTGGTGTCCGCGGCTCTGTGATGAAGCTCCTTCGATTCCCTGATGGCACATTGAGAGTGCTTATTAAATGCCTCGACAGACTCGAATTTATTAAAAGTATTAAAGAAACGCCCTATTTGGTTGGTAAATTCAAGCTTGTCGAGGAGTTTCGCAGTCCTGGTGACGAGGAATCGGCGCTTATACGGACTATCCTTGCACAGTTCAAAGAGATAGCCAAACTTGCTCCATATCTTCCTGACGAGATACCGGTTGAGGCTTTCAATGTCGAAGAACCGGGGCGTTTTGCTGATTCCATCGCGGCATATATAAGCATGGATTTCCAAAAAAAGCAGTCCCTTCTTTCCCAGCGCAATATATTGCAAAGACTGAGGGATCTCCAAAAATATCTTGCCAGCGAACTTACAGTTCTCAGAATAAGCAATGAGATTCAGGATGAGGCTAATGAATCGATACGGAAGGGACAGCGTGAGTTTCTGCTTCGCGAACAGATGAAGGCCATTCGTAAGGAATTAGGAGATGATGATCGCCCGGAAATAAAAGAATTTCGAGAAAAACTTGCTGGAAAGGATCTTCCCGAAGAGGCTGGTAAAGCTGCTGAATCCGAAATAGATCGACTCGAGCGCATGAATCCAGCCAGCGCAGAATACACCGTGTCTATGACCTATGTAGATTGGCTTCTCAAGCTCCCTTGGCTCAAATCGACTTCGGATAATATCGACCTTTCGTATGCGCAAACGGTTTTAGATGAAGACCATTTCGGTTTGGAGAGGATAAAGGAGCGTATAATCGAGTTTCTTGCTGTGCGTAAACTCAAACCCGATGCCAAATCGCCAATACTTCTTTTCATAGGCCCGCCGGGAGTTGGTAAGACCAGCCTCGGTAAGAGCATCGCGCGTTCGATGGGCCGCGAGTTTTATCGTATTAGCCTAGGTGGAATGCGAGATGAGGCGGAGATACGCGGCCACAGAAGAACCTATGTCGGTG from bacterium includes the following:
- a CDS encoding aldehyde dehydrogenase family protein, whose translation is MKQILEKFGLVGELYGGFDGEWFGNGKILESHSPIDGSLIGTIHQADKDDYERIVKSAEKAYQVWRLVPAPKRSILVRAIADKLREHKDDLGALVSLEMGKIHAEGSGEVQEMIDICDFAIGLSRQLYGLTMKSEREEHFMMEQWHPLGVVGIITAFNFPVAVWAWNTALSLVCGDANIWKPSSKTPLTAIACTKIAESVCRDLGVNPAVLSLVIGKGSDVGEKMLLDSRVKLISATGSTAVGRRVGRIVGERLGRTILELGGNNAIILTPDADMEMALPAILFGAVGTTGQRCTSTRRIIVHKSIKETLVSRLINAYKQVRIGDPLDSDTIMGPMIDTGAVDNMMNAIGLIKEQGGKILYGGEKLDLVGGCYVTPCIAEAKNEMRIVQEETFAPILYIIEYEDFEEALELHNGVPQGLSSAIFTNNLREAQTFLSPVGSDCGIASVNVGTSGAEIGGAFGGEKETGGGRESGSDAWKAYMRRQTNTVNYSKTMILAQGIKFGD
- a CDS encoding DivIVA domain-containing protein — protein: MALSPLEIRNQDFPKAPMGYKRDEVKFFLAQIAESVAELNKERDHLTRRLETLTRRISELEAQSGAIGQALELAKNEGQEIVNRAQEEARNIREGADDEAQKVMSRYTQQINETKQELYELTTIKEAYFRKLMRVLELQDKALRQFDEEYEARRIRASIETLAAGFRIEFPLSDEIVFSRSIHRRRRASLFPMD
- a CDS encoding purine-nucleoside phosphorylase, giving the protein MHEIKKQLQETIPFIKSQMKLEPRIAIILGTGMGKLADIVEADVVIPYNKIPHFKMSASPGHKGNLIFGTIDGVSVMVMQGRVHFYEGYTMKEITYPVRVMQALGIDTMFVSNAAGALNPLFRKGDVMLITDHINLMGDNPLRGSNNDDLGLRFPDMSRAYTAGHRKIIEAIALEKGLRLAQGVFVALMGPCYETAAEYRFLRAIGADAVGMSTVPEVIVAVHGGMKVIGFSMLTDMCLPDSLVPAESDEIIKVVKEAGDKLIGLIRSSIPRISKAIEA
- a CDS encoding Hsp20/alpha crystallin family protein; translation: MPKMMSVKNNSFDEEMRRLYSEFSQMKNRVMLNAINVWHPPTDVCETEDELIITSELAGVRREDIRIQLDDDIMRITGIRNERKPINKAVFHNLEINYGPFERNIKFPKRFIGGEPKAHFKEGILCIKIPVSPPEIRRKLDIEVE
- a CDS encoding LON peptidase substrate-binding domain-containing protein, which translates into the protein MSNTEYSFKLEESLAVLPLIQNVAFPGQIIPLVIQDKQHIKLVDDVVADNKVMAMVPALPDKEETSTFDSLFRFGVRGSVMKLLRFPDGTLRVLIKCLDRLEFIKSIKETPYLVGKFKLVEEFRSPGDEESALIRTILAQFKEIAKLAPYLPDEIPVEAFNVEEPGRFADSIAAYISMDFQKKQSLLSQRNILQRLRDLQKYLASELTVLRISNEIQDEANESIRKGQREFLLREQMKAIRKELGDDDRPEIKEFREKLAGKDLPEEAGKAAESEIDRLERMNPASAEYTVSMTYVDWLLKLPWLKSTSDNIDLSYAQTVLDEDHFGLERIKERIIEFLAVRKLKPDAKSPILLFIGPPGVGKTSLGKSIARSMGREFYRISLGGMRDEAEIRGHRRTYVGALPGRIIQGIKRVGSCNPVFMLDEIDKIGQDFRGDPA